From the Bacillota bacterium genome, one window contains:
- a CDS encoding UDP-N-acetylglucosamine 1-carboxyvinyltransferase (adds enolpyruvyl to UDP-N-acetylglucosamine as a component of cell wall formation; gram-positive bacteria have 2 copies of MurA which are active), with translation MNQLVIEGGKPLSGQVRVSGAKNAVLKLMAATLMGQGRFVISNVPDIADVHSMAKVLR, from the coding sequence ATGAATCAACTGGTGATAGAAGGTGGCAAACCCCTTTCCGGTCAAGTTCGGGTCAGCGGCGCGAAAAACGCGGTTCTTAAGCTGATGGCAGCTACTTTGATGGGGCAGGGCCGATTTGTAATCAGCAATGTACCCGATATTGCCGATGTTCACAGCATGGCCAAGGTCTTACGC
- a CDS encoding UDP-N-acetylmuramate--L-alanine ligase: MMRAHFVGIGGVGMSGIAKILLKMGHQVSGSDLVRNDKIVGLEELGARITIGHNAANLGDAEIVVASTAIPKDNIELVSAHQRGIPVISRAQMLGRLMANHRGIAVSGTHGKTTTTSMISMILTTAGLNPTVAIGGEVGDLGSNAVYGSGDIMVAEADESDGSFLELPCHTAVVTNIDSEHMDYYKDLDHILASFHRFLEQLPDDGAAVVCTDCPNVKKLVERTSKPVITYGLTGEPDISAKMVHLMGLGSTFDVFLGREYYGTFELSVPGKYNVVNALAAIATARRYGVPKERIFEALRNFHGAKRRFEILGMKDDVLVVDDYAHHPTEIRSVLTAAKELDRRVVAVFQPHRYSRTKFFLTDFASAFADADVVVLTDIYPAFEAPIPGISGQLLATETAKYHNHVIYAGHHQGVVGALREVRQPGDLVIVMGAGDIRKVGEQFLLDDAASVQAAASGR; encoded by the coding sequence ATGATGAGAGCACATTTCGTTGGCATTGGTGGGGTGGGAATGAGTGGAATTGCTAAGATTCTACTCAAGATGGGGCATCAAGTCTCAGGATCCGACCTGGTTCGTAACGACAAAATCGTAGGTCTGGAAGAACTAGGTGCCCGGATCACTATTGGGCACAATGCTGCTAATCTCGGTGATGCGGAGATCGTGGTGGCATCCACGGCAATCCCCAAGGACAATATCGAGCTGGTTTCCGCACATCAAAGGGGGATTCCCGTCATCAGCCGAGCGCAAATGTTGGGGCGATTGATGGCGAATCATCGGGGTATTGCAGTGTCTGGAACCCATGGCAAGACCACTACCACCTCCATGATTTCCATGATTTTAACCACGGCAGGGCTGAATCCAACCGTTGCCATTGGCGGAGAAGTAGGAGACTTAGGCAGCAACGCGGTATACGGCTCCGGTGACATTATGGTAGCAGAGGCCGATGAAAGCGACGGGTCTTTCTTAGAACTACCCTGTCATACCGCGGTAGTTACCAATATTGATTCCGAGCACATGGACTACTACAAAGATTTAGACCACATCCTTGCATCCTTCCACCGATTTCTTGAGCAGCTACCCGATGATGGTGCAGCAGTAGTCTGTACCGACTGTCCCAATGTCAAGAAGCTAGTGGAGCGCACATCGAAGCCGGTGATCACCTATGGCCTGACAGGGGAACCCGACATCAGTGCAAAAATGGTGCACCTGATGGGATTGGGTTCAACCTTTGATGTATTTCTGGGGCGGGAGTATTACGGAACCTTTGAACTGAGTGTCCCTGGCAAATACAACGTAGTCAATGCCCTTGCAGCCATTGCTACGGCTAGGCGCTACGGTGTTCCCAAAGAAAGAATATTCGAGGCGCTTCGGAATTTCCATGGCGCCAAGCGGAGATTTGAGATTCTGGGAATGAAGGACGACGTCTTGGTCGTCGACGATTATGCCCACCATCCCACAGAAATTCGCTCCGTCTTGACTGCTGCGAAGGAGTTAGATCGTCGGGTGGTGGCGGTATTTCAGCCCCACCGGTATTCCCGCACCAAGTTTTTCTTGACAGACTTTGCCTCGGCCTTTGCCGACGCTGATGTCGTGGTGTTAACCGATATTTACCCGGCCTTTGAAGCCCCAATTCCAGGAATTTCCGGTCAGTTGCTGGCCACGGAAACCGCGAAGTATCACAATCATGTAATCTATGCCGGTCACCATCAGGGAGTGGTAGGGGCGCTGAGGGAGGTTCGGCAACCGGGAGACCTGGTGATTGTCATGGGCGCCGGGGATATTCGCAAGGTCGGGGAGCAATTTCTCTTAGATGATGCCGCATCAGTTCAGGCTGCTGCTTCAGGCCGTTAG
- the ftsW gene encoding putative lipid II flippase FtsW yields the protein MLFLIVVLLLAIGVVMVFSSSSVTALRETQDAYHYLKRQLIAVVLGLVLMFITMRLNYRIYKRVAILGLAVSFVLLVLVLIIGREVYGSKRWIDLGFMNLQASEVAKLALINFAAAYASVKREEMRFWWKGFFPPLALTGAAIILVMLEPDFGTSIAIMCSVLVVLFAAGARVLHFVVIGLASIPLAGLLIYLEPYRMERILAFIDPWADPADSGWNVIQSLLAIGSGGLFGVGLGAGRQKFFYLPEQHTDFIFAVLGEELGFVGTFTVAVLFALLVWRGVRIALYAPDLFGTLLAMGITGMIGFQAILNIGVVTGSLPVTGITLPLISYGGSSLVTTLAGIGILLNISQAGASSRRN from the coding sequence ATGCTCTTTTTGATCGTCGTGCTGCTTTTGGCTATTGGAGTGGTGATGGTTTTTAGCTCCAGCTCCGTCACAGCCTTAAGGGAGACCCAGGATGCCTACCATTATCTCAAGCGACAACTGATAGCAGTGGTTCTTGGCTTAGTCCTAATGTTTATCACTATGCGTCTAAACTACCGCATCTACAAACGGGTCGCGATCTTGGGACTTGCCGTCTCCTTTGTTCTTCTGGTGCTAGTGTTAATCATCGGTCGTGAAGTCTATGGCTCAAAGCGGTGGATCGATTTGGGTTTTATGAATCTGCAGGCCTCGGAAGTTGCTAAGCTCGCCCTGATCAACTTCGCCGCCGCCTATGCCTCGGTGAAGCGGGAAGAGATGAGATTTTGGTGGAAGGGCTTTTTCCCGCCCCTTGCTCTGACAGGCGCCGCCATTATCTTGGTGATGTTAGAACCGGACTTTGGCACTTCCATCGCCATTATGTGTAGTGTGTTAGTGGTGCTTTTTGCCGCCGGTGCTCGGGTCCTTCATTTTGTTGTCATCGGATTGGCCAGTATTCCCCTGGCCGGTCTACTTATTTACTTGGAACCCTATCGGATGGAGCGAATCCTGGCCTTTATTGACCCCTGGGCCGATCCCGCGGACTCCGGTTGGAATGTGATTCAATCTCTCCTTGCCATTGGATCCGGTGGGCTATTTGGAGTGGGATTGGGGGCAGGAAGGCAGAAATTCTTCTACCTTCCCGAACAACATACTGACTTTATTTTTGCGGTCCTAGGTGAGGAGTTAGGCTTTGTTGGCACCTTCACCGTCGCAGTCTTATTTGCCTTGCTGGTCTGGCGGGGAGTGCGTATTGCCCTGTATGCGCCGGACCTTTTCGGCACCCTATTGGCGATGGGAATTACGGGCATGATCGGATTTCAGGCCATTCTGAATATCGGAGTGGTTACTGGGAGCCTGCCGGTAACGGGAATCACGCTGCCTTTGATTAGTTACGGCGGTTCCTCCTTGGTCACTACTCTGGCGGGTATTGGGATCTTGCTCAACATCTCTCAGGCCGGTGCCTCATCTCGACGTAATTAG
- a CDS encoding phospho-N-acetylmuramoyl-pentapeptide-transferase produces MDMRIIYAAIVAFATAIISGPAVIWYLRRLKFGQTVRSEGPKSHLKKTGIPTMGGIMILLATTVATLIFQPDSLDVISALVVTLGFGLIGLIDDYIIVVKRRSLGLRARDKLLGQVVLAVLLGLYMLQSSQGIGLYIPFTNLVLNLPPWLYLLLVIGVMAGTANAVNFTDGLDGLAAGATAIASVALAIICVALGRWDLAIFGAAVAGACLGFSWYNSHPAQVIMGDTGSMGLGAALGAISVLSNTPFFLLIVGGLFVIEMLSVMLQVTYFRLTGGRRIFRMSPLHHHFELVGWPETKVTFRFWIIGFVFAIIGLLGLPPLLR; encoded by the coding sequence ATGGACATGAGAATTATTTATGCTGCTATCGTGGCCTTTGCTACGGCTATCATTTCGGGGCCGGCGGTGATCTGGTATCTACGCAGGCTCAAATTCGGGCAGACGGTGCGGTCTGAGGGCCCTAAGTCCCATCTGAAAAAAACGGGAATTCCCACCATGGGCGGGATCATGATCTTGTTGGCTACCACGGTGGCCACCTTGATCTTTCAGCCCGATAGCTTAGATGTGATCAGCGCCTTGGTTGTTACCTTAGGGTTTGGGCTAATCGGCTTGATCGATGACTATATTATCGTAGTGAAAAGAAGATCCCTTGGCCTGCGAGCTCGAGATAAGCTCTTGGGTCAAGTTGTCCTGGCTGTTTTGCTGGGACTTTATATGCTGCAAAGCAGCCAAGGGATTGGCCTTTACATACCCTTTACCAACCTAGTTCTTAATCTGCCCCCATGGCTATATCTATTACTGGTGATTGGCGTGATGGCGGGAACGGCCAATGCCGTCAATTTCACCGATGGACTAGACGGGTTAGCTGCAGGTGCAACGGCCATCGCCTCCGTTGCCTTGGCAATTATTTGTGTGGCTTTGGGGCGCTGGGACTTGGCAATCTTCGGGGCGGCCGTTGCCGGAGCCTGTTTGGGTTTTTCCTGGTACAATTCCCATCCCGCTCAGGTGATTATGGGAGATACCGGCTCTATGGGCTTGGGCGCAGCCTTGGGTGCAATCAGTGTGTTGTCCAACACCCCCTTCTTCCTGTTGATTGTCGGAGGATTATTTGTGATTGAGATGCTGTCGGTGATGCTTCAAGTTACATATTTTAGGCTCACTGGAGGACGGCGTATTTTTCGGATGAGTCCCTTGCATCACCACTTTGAGCTTGTTGGTTGGCCGGAAACCAAGGTGACCTTCCGCTTTTGGATCATTGGGTTTGTGTTTGCCATTATCGGTTTGTTGGGGTTGCCGCCGTTACTTAGATAG
- a CDS encoding UDP-N-acetylmuramoyl-tripeptide--D-alanyl-D-alanine ligase → MEPMTLAQIAELAGAALVTGDRESVVYDITTDSRQVRPGEIFWALRGERFDGHDFSLAAARAGALGLVCEQGQLHRIRAELADSGLNDTALLVVEDTLLALQQLAREYRRLFSLPVVAVTGSAGKTTTKDLTAGVLSTRYPTLKTPGNFNNEIGLPLTLLELNQTHEALVVEMGMRGSGQIAALAQIAVPTVGIVTNVHPVHLELLGSMSAIAAAKGELIQALPREGYGILNADDPLVMSLAEDARCSVLTFGKSPQADLQILQVTAKGQRGIVMDFAYLGSRYEAVVPIPGAHNASNGAAAILAGVACGLTVQEAVRGLANYSPSPMRMEVATLPNGTVLVNDAYNANPAAMEAAIDTVAQMERDKPLWLVLGDMLELGDLAESAHRQVGCYAGKSGAERLIVVGEFAELMAQGAREAGMPADRIHLCADATEARTVTLSLPWQARVILVKASRGVGLEAVVNGFKEADVD, encoded by the coding sequence ATGGAACCGATGACCCTGGCCCAGATAGCAGAGCTGGCAGGAGCTGCGCTGGTGACCGGTGACAGAGAGTCTGTAGTTTACGATATCACCACGGATTCCCGCCAGGTTCGGCCCGGTGAGATTTTTTGGGCTCTGCGGGGAGAGAGGTTCGACGGACACGATTTTTCCCTTGCGGCCGCTAGAGCTGGGGCTTTGGGGCTAGTCTGCGAGCAAGGCCAGCTGCATAGAATTAGGGCAGAGCTTGCCGATTCAGGGCTCAATGACACCGCCCTTTTGGTAGTCGAGGATACTCTATTGGCCCTACAGCAGCTGGCCCGAGAGTATCGGCGGTTGTTTTCCCTGCCGGTGGTGGCTGTCACTGGGAGTGCAGGCAAGACCACTACCAAGGACTTGACTGCCGGGGTTTTGTCAACGCGCTACCCCACGTTAAAAACACCGGGTAATTTCAATAACGAAATTGGCCTTCCATTGACACTGCTGGAGCTGAATCAGACCCATGAAGCCCTAGTGGTAGAAATGGGGATGCGGGGCTCAGGGCAGATCGCGGCCTTGGCCCAGATTGCGGTGCCTACCGTTGGGATTGTGACCAATGTCCATCCCGTGCACTTAGAACTTCTGGGGTCGATGTCGGCCATTGCCGCGGCCAAGGGGGAGCTCATCCAAGCTTTACCCCGGGAGGGTTATGGGATTCTCAACGCCGATGATCCCCTGGTTATGAGTCTGGCAGAGGATGCCAGATGTTCCGTCTTGACCTTCGGAAAAAGCCCACAGGCTGACTTGCAGATTCTGCAGGTGACGGCGAAGGGGCAGCGGGGAATCGTGATGGATTTTGCCTACTTGGGAAGCAGGTACGAAGCTGTAGTTCCAATCCCTGGCGCTCACAATGCCAGCAATGGGGCGGCAGCCATATTAGCCGGAGTGGCCTGCGGATTGACGGTTCAGGAGGCCGTTAGGGGCCTGGCCAACTATTCTCCTTCGCCGATGCGAATGGAAGTGGCGACACTGCCTAATGGAACAGTGCTGGTCAATGACGCCTATAACGCCAACCCGGCGGCCATGGAGGCGGCCATCGATACCGTGGCTCAGATGGAACGGGACAAACCCCTATGGCTGGTGCTGGGAGATATGCTGGAGTTAGGGGATCTGGCGGAATCGGCCCATCGCCAAGTGGGTTGCTACGCCGGAAAGAGTGGGGCGGAAAGGCTGATTGTCGTTGGAGAATTTGCCGAGCTCATGGCTCAGGGAGCAAGGGAGGCGGGAATGCCTGCCGACCGAATTCACCTTTGTGCCGATGCCACCGAGGCAAGGACCGTGACTTTGAGTCTGCCTTGGCAGGCAAGGGTGATCTTGGTGAAGGCCTCTCGGGGCGTTGGTCTGGAGGCAGTGGTTAATGGTTTCAAGGAAGCGGATGTTGATTAG
- a CDS encoding UDP-N-acetylmuramoyl-L-alanyl-D-glutamate--2,6-diaminopimelate ligase, with product MKLSRILQAIEPIAVGGPPSEEITVSGLSYDSRQVRPGEIFFCIKGFATDGHLYVGEAVAAGAVAIVHSEPVEVPPGIVTIQVADSRRAMGLAGACFYGDPASRLTVIGVTGTKGKTTTTYLIKAILEAAGSSVGLIGTNQNLIKDRVIDSSRTTPESLDLQRLLADMVKEGCSHAVMEVSSHAVELGRTIGTAFDLGVFTNISRDHLDFHQTFEHYLAAKTRFFQGLGTQGKRACAVINTDAAHSGEIIKKTSVPVLTYGIEGNPGVKARDVVVAPTGVSYQLVTSSGTRSVNMRLTGMFNVYNSLAAAAAALALNLDLDAIVAGLEGVSGVDGRFEVVDLGQDFVVVVDYAHSPDSLENVLQTARALTTGKVIVAFGCGGNRDRGKRPEMGVIAAKLADYVVITSDNPRQEDPLAICQDIEQGVLQVEEPPPYEIVLDRKQGIFRAIDRAQSGDLVLIAGKGHETYQIFGDRSIHFDDREVARAAIANKERIDNGTDDPGPDSRAGRSCAGDR from the coding sequence ATGAAATTATCAAGGATACTCCAAGCCATCGAGCCCATAGCCGTCGGCGGCCCGCCGTCGGAGGAGATCACCGTCTCGGGACTGAGCTACGATTCACGCCAGGTTCGTCCCGGAGAGATATTTTTCTGCATCAAAGGATTTGCCACCGATGGTCACCTCTACGTCGGGGAGGCTGTTGCCGCCGGAGCTGTCGCCATTGTTCACAGTGAGCCCGTGGAAGTACCACCAGGGATTGTTACTATCCAGGTCGCAGACTCCCGCCGGGCGATGGGGCTGGCTGGTGCCTGCTTCTACGGCGATCCTGCCTCCCGGCTAACGGTGATCGGAGTAACAGGCACCAAGGGCAAGACCACTACGACTTACTTGATCAAGGCTATCTTGGAGGCGGCGGGCAGCAGTGTTGGTCTGATCGGCACTAATCAGAACTTGATCAAGGATCGGGTGATAGATTCCTCCCGGACTACGCCAGAATCCTTGGACCTGCAGCGGCTGTTGGCCGATATGGTAAAGGAGGGCTGTTCCCATGCTGTCATGGAGGTATCCTCCCACGCAGTGGAGCTTGGGCGCACCATTGGTACAGCCTTTGACCTAGGAGTTTTTACTAATATCAGTCGAGATCACCTCGACTTCCACCAGACCTTTGAGCACTATCTAGCCGCCAAGACCAGGTTTTTCCAAGGCCTGGGTACCCAGGGCAAGAGGGCCTGTGCGGTGATTAACACCGATGCTGCCCACAGCGGAGAAATAATCAAGAAGACTTCCGTTCCTGTCCTCACCTATGGTATTGAGGGAAATCCCGGTGTTAAGGCACGGGACGTGGTAGTAGCCCCCACTGGGGTTAGCTATCAGTTGGTGACTTCCTCGGGAACCCGGTCGGTGAACATGCGTCTTACCGGTATGTTTAATGTGTACAACTCTCTCGCGGCCGCGGCCGCTGCTCTAGCCCTGAACCTAGATCTTGATGCCATTGTGGCTGGATTAGAGGGCGTCTCCGGTGTCGATGGACGCTTTGAGGTGGTGGATTTGGGTCAGGACTTTGTTGTGGTCGTGGACTATGCCCATTCTCCCGATAGTCTAGAGAATGTGCTGCAGACGGCCAGAGCCCTTACCACCGGAAAGGTAATCGTGGCCTTTGGCTGCGGCGGCAACCGGGATCGGGGCAAGCGGCCTGAGATGGGAGTCATTGCTGCCAAGCTAGCGGACTACGTTGTCATTACCTCCGACAACCCGCGGCAGGAGGACCCCCTAGCTATCTGTCAAGACATTGAGCAAGGAGTATTACAGGTGGAGGAGCCTCCACCCTATGAGATTGTCCTTGACCGGAAGCAGGGAATCTTTCGAGCCATTGACCGGGCCCAATCGGGAGATCTGGTTTTGATCGCCGGTAAGGGGCATGAAACCTATCAAATCTTCGGGGATCGCAGCATTCATTTTGACGATCGGGAAGTAGCCAGAGCCGCCATCGCAAACAAGGAGAGGATAGATAATGGAACCGATGACCCTGGCCCAGATAGCAGAGCTGGCAGGAGCTGCGCTGGTGACCGGTGA